In Candidatus Epulonipiscium viviparus, one DNA window encodes the following:
- a CDS encoding HD-GYP domain-containing protein, translating into MRMVPTNSLRPHCTLAIDVLDEHSQILLKQGHLLTDKTIAQLKRADLACVYIIDSYSKSLTPTYTALPHNIISRITALNDIGKLTLSGLGNQDSLLKAMYAVNDIVYSLSIEKQNHRLTYEPNKLLTKSTVESNIYIAITTTLFALKLGWNPNDTVNLCLAILLRDIGLLSPNIDAPVDRSLRTKHPIVGAEYLEKSYGLPEDILDIIRQHHESYDGTGFPNKLQGDDICKGARLLKIVDSYYAVQEKLWYTPSRASLLTEDLERRTPTFDPVYLSLFMHNVDIYHIDMLLQLTCGDIGIVTRTYKSSPLTPTVTIIKSSEPSRINQKIKIGSTPEFNIKSFIYYVD; encoded by the coding sequence ATGCGAATGGTGCCTACTAATAGTTTAAGACCCCATTGCACATTAGCTATAGATGTTTTAGATGAGCATTCACAAATTTTATTGAAACAAGGACACTTATTAACTGACAAAACAATAGCACAATTAAAGCGTGCTGACCTTGCATGTGTATATATCATTGATTCATATTCTAAAAGTTTAACACCTACATACACAGCCTTACCTCACAATATAATTAGCAGAATCACTGCACTAAACGATATAGGCAAATTAACTTTATCGGGATTGGGGAATCAAGATAGTTTACTAAAAGCTATGTATGCGGTAAACGATATTGTATACTCTTTATCGATTGAGAAACAGAATCATCGATTGACCTATGAACCAAATAAATTGCTCACCAAATCTACAGTAGAAAGCAACATTTATATAGCAATCACCACTACGTTATTTGCCTTAAAATTGGGTTGGAATCCCAATGACACAGTTAATTTGTGCCTAGCAATACTACTGCGTGATATTGGTCTATTATCTCCAAACATCGATGCGCCTGTGGACCGCTCATTGCGTACTAAACATCCGATAGTTGGTGCTGAATATTTGGAAAAATCTTATGGGCTTCCCGAAGACATTTTAGATATCATTCGGCAGCATCATGAATCATACGATGGAACGGGGTTTCCTAACAAATTGCAAGGAGATGATATTTGCAAAGGAGCTAGACTGCTAAAAATCGTAGATTCATATTACGCTGTACAAGAAAAGCTGTGGTATACGCCAAGCCGCGCATCTCTACTAACAGAGGATTTAGAAAGGAGAACACCTACTTTTGACCCTGTTTATCTTTCACTTTTTATGCATAATGTAGATATCTACCATATCGATATGTTATTGCAATTGACTTGTGGGGACATTGGAATTGTCACTAGAACCTACAAATCTTCACCGTTAACCCCCACTGTTACAATCATCAAATCTTCTGAACCATCCCGAATAAATCAAAAAATCAAGATTGGATCTACCCCGGAATTTAATATTAAATCATTTATATACTATGTAGATTAA
- a CDS encoding sulfatase-like hydrolase/transferase — protein sequence MKPNILILIAEDISQHLGCYGDLIAHTPFLDQLSKEGMIYHHTNCVSSICSTARTSLALGMYPASLGISNHGTNTAIPSDIKPVSKYIHSNGYFCAIDKTDYNFQHRSKLQIPDGWDAIIPNAGATDSPQLPQNIADTWRKRDDKPFFLMATFSCTHQSQYGYPSDTAEHRALVTPRLTAAEYVDRDAIPIPGYHFDTPQTREIWGQYYETITTMDRMVGETIAHLKNDGLYEDTIIIFLGDNGMGLAGGKCNIWNESITVPLIIRIPERFQGPQTIAYASGAHSYSAVSFIDIAPTIIELAGSKIPYYMQGRNFLSSTTFVKYSYSFMDRIDSTSDFVRAVKSNKYLYIRNFYPSNTHRFSSYTRRMAPYFTESWLQEAQNQYTQEQYLLRQYTYDRKNCFIIDIRPPEELYDLESDPQQLTNLAQNFAFHSLILDFRNNLRDFMFKIDDLGFVPEIEQHRLSQELSRPIYEIFSKGYVGYPFTKLYNMSDKMLKRTNSSKTLTTYLETDDPTFQYWALKIATYFNKQDLLPQIEKLLNNNNLTIKFAAAETIIYLSNSVSLLSKAEKVIEDMLLCEDPFINLEALMCMARHSNMLANLVPHLQKWQTLDKQHYPPEQHRIMTIIEDLSNYYPECIDQPFPYDVPTPLLQQRLLVLRQLKQNNSQRNRRLL from the coding sequence GTGAAACCCAATATCTTAATTTTAATTGCAGAAGATATCAGCCAGCATCTTGGTTGCTATGGTGACCTTATTGCACATACTCCATTTTTAGATCAACTATCTAAAGAGGGGATGATATATCATCATACAAATTGTGTATCCTCCATCTGTTCTACTGCAAGGACCTCTCTCGCCTTAGGAATGTATCCCGCATCACTGGGCATTAGTAATCATGGAACAAACACCGCAATTCCTTCTGATATCAAACCTGTTTCCAAATATATTCATAGCAATGGATATTTTTGCGCAATAGATAAAACTGATTATAACTTTCAGCATAGGAGCAAACTTCAGATTCCCGACGGCTGGGACGCTATAATTCCTAACGCCGGCGCGACTGATAGCCCGCAGCTTCCGCAAAACATCGCAGATACTTGGAGAAAACGCGATGATAAGCCGTTTTTTTTGATGGCAACCTTTTCATGTACGCATCAATCTCAATATGGGTATCCATCTGATACAGCAGAACACAGAGCTTTGGTAACGCCACGTCTCACCGCCGCTGAATATGTAGATAGAGACGCTATCCCTATACCTGGATATCATTTTGATACACCGCAAACCCGAGAAATATGGGGACAATATTATGAAACTATAACTACAATGGATCGAATGGTGGGCGAAACAATAGCGCACCTCAAAAACGATGGGCTATATGAAGATACGATAATTATATTTTTGGGAGATAACGGAATGGGCCTTGCGGGAGGCAAATGCAATATATGGAACGAAAGCATTACCGTGCCTCTAATTATACGCATTCCCGAAAGGTTTCAGGGTCCGCAAACAATCGCTTATGCTTCCGGAGCACACTCTTATAGCGCAGTCAGCTTTATCGATATTGCGCCGACCATTATTGAATTAGCTGGTAGCAAAATCCCTTATTATATGCAAGGCAGAAATTTTTTGAGTTCCACTACTTTTGTAAAGTACTCATATTCATTTATGGATAGAATTGATTCGACTAGCGATTTTGTACGTGCAGTAAAGTCCAATAAATATTTATATATTCGAAATTTTTATCCTTCCAATACTCACCGATTTTCTTCTTATACACGCAGAATGGCTCCCTACTTTACCGAAAGCTGGCTTCAAGAGGCACAAAATCAGTATACACAAGAACAATATTTATTGCGTCAGTATACATATGATCGCAAAAACTGCTTTATAATCGATATTCGTCCTCCCGAAGAACTCTATGACCTAGAGTCTGATCCGCAGCAGCTAACAAACCTTGCCCAAAACTTTGCATTCCACTCTCTTATACTCGATTTTAGAAATAATTTGCGTGACTTTATGTTTAAAATTGATGATTTAGGGTTTGTTCCCGAAATTGAGCAACACAGACTTTCGCAAGAACTTTCTAGACCTATTTATGAAATATTTTCTAAAGGCTATGTTGGTTACCCCTTCACAAAACTTTACAACATGAGTGATAAAATGCTAAAGCGCACTAATTCTAGTAAAACGTTAACAACCTATCTCGAAACCGATGATCCCACATTTCAATACTGGGCTCTCAAAATCGCTACTTACTTTAATAAACAAGATCTATTGCCTCAAATCGAAAAATTGCTCAACAACAATAACTTGACTATTAAATTTGCGGCAGCCGAGACAATTATTTATTTATCTAATTCTGTATCTTTACTATCGAAAGCCGAAAAAGTTATAGAGGATATGCTACTTTGCGAAGATCCGTTCATTAATTTAGAAGCACTGATGTGTATGGCTCGTCATAGCAACATGTTAGCCAATTTAGTGCCTCATCTCCAAAAATGGCAAACATTGGATAAACAACACTATCCTCCAGAGCAGCATCGCATCATGACAATCATCGAAGATTTATCAAACTATTATCCCGAATGTATCGATCAGCCATTTCCTTATGATGTGCCCACTCCGTTATTACAACAACGACTACTTGTCCTTCGGCAACTCAAACAAAATAATTCGCAACGAAATAGGAGATTGTTATGA
- a CDS encoding CPBP family intramembrane glutamic endopeptidase: MRTIGAIIKAILYVVFFVVIQGLTSFIYLIATLISKLRAADFESVTSKSVQDMLIQSAIELWDKMPILMIGSGIFMLVLLWIIFKMRHKSFAKEIHLKAIGASNIVPLILVGIALQFVATLAVELIPYPEIWIIDHQQAMDEAVNLKNIAMTICSVVIYAGIVEEVIFRGLVYTRLKRGMPVVVAAILSSILFGLIHGSPIQVLATILMGLLLVWVFEKFNSIVPCIIVHMANNLTAIVIAWASPIIERNMWTIIIYTMVMSAITMIAGIWLCKKQKAH; encoded by the coding sequence ATGAGGACAATTGGAGCAATAATCAAAGCCATTTTGTATGTTGTTTTTTTTGTGGTAATTCAGGGATTGACAAGCTTTATCTATTTGATTGCAACTCTGATATCAAAGCTTAGAGCTGCTGACTTTGAAAGTGTGACATCGAAAAGTGTTCAAGATATGCTTATACAGTCGGCAATAGAGCTGTGGGATAAAATGCCTATATTGATGATTGGTAGCGGAATATTTATGCTCGTTTTGCTATGGATAATTTTTAAAATGCGCCACAAAAGTTTTGCAAAAGAAATTCATCTAAAAGCTATAGGTGCCTCAAATATAGTGCCGCTAATTTTGGTGGGAATCGCTCTTCAATTTGTTGCGACTTTGGCAGTTGAGCTAATTCCGTATCCAGAAATTTGGATTATTGATCATCAGCAAGCTATGGATGAAGCGGTGAATTTAAAAAATATAGCAATGACGATTTGTTCGGTAGTTATTTATGCAGGGATTGTAGAAGAAGTGATTTTTAGAGGATTGGTATATACGAGATTAAAAAGAGGAATGCCTGTAGTTGTCGCGGCAATTTTATCATCAATATTATTTGGGTTGATACATGGCTCGCCGATACAGGTGCTTGCTACAATATTGATGGGATTATTACTGGTTTGGGTGTTCGAAAAATTCAATTCTATAGTACCCTGTATAATTGTTCATATGGCTAATAATCTTACGGCAATAGTGATTGCGTGGGCCTCTCCAATTATAGAAAGAAATATGTGGACAATAATAATATATACCATGGTGATGAGTGCTATAACAATGATAGCAGGTATATGGCTTTGCAAAAAGCAAAAGGCGCATTAA
- a CDS encoding HD-GYP domain-containing protein yields MRMIPLTHLQSNNILAIDILDENSKVLLTKGQLLTAGLVNRLKNTNLACVYIIDKYSQDQVPTYTAIPQNILQRISTLNELRNINQSGQGDFETLLKIMHTVNDIVYTLYAGKQNYRLNYEPNKLLTKSPTETNIYVAITTTLFALKLGWNPNDAVNLCLAVLLRDIGLAAHFGSSNIARQKHPINGANFLKSTYDLPEEILEIIRQHHELYDGTGFPNKLHGDNICKGARILKIVDLYYSLQEKMWQNPARASVLTEDLQIRTSYLDPVYLGLFMNNVDIFHKDMLLQLTCGDIGIVVKTVKTSPLTPILKIIKSSNPSHVNQLVKVASQPGFKIKSLVYYVD; encoded by the coding sequence ATGAGAATGATTCCCCTTACCCATTTACAAAGTAACAATATATTAGCCATCGATATTTTAGACGAGAATTCAAAAGTCTTATTAACCAAAGGACAATTACTAACCGCAGGACTAGTAAATAGACTAAAAAATACTAATCTTGCTTGTGTATATATTATAGATAAGTATTCACAAGATCAGGTACCCACATACACTGCTATTCCCCAAAACATACTCCAAAGAATATCAACATTAAATGAATTGCGCAACATCAATCAATCTGGACAAGGAGATTTTGAAACCCTATTAAAAATAATGCACACTGTAAACGATATTGTTTACACTTTGTATGCGGGCAAACAAAATTATAGATTAAATTATGAACCCAACAAGTTACTCACAAAATCTCCAACAGAAACCAATATTTATGTAGCAATTACAACGACACTATTTGCATTAAAATTAGGCTGGAACCCCAACGATGCTGTAAATCTATGTTTAGCAGTATTACTGCGCGATATTGGCTTAGCTGCTCATTTTGGCTCTAGCAATATAGCAAGACAAAAACATCCAATTAATGGTGCAAATTTCTTAAAGAGCACTTATGATCTTCCAGAAGAAATCTTAGAAATAATCAGACAACATCACGAGTTATATGATGGAACTGGATTTCCTAACAAATTACACGGCGATAACATTTGTAAAGGGGCTAGAATACTTAAAATTGTCGACTTATATTATAGTTTACAAGAAAAAATGTGGCAAAACCCAGCGAGAGCATCTGTCTTAACAGAAGACTTGCAAATCAGGACATCTTACCTAGACCCTGTCTATCTTGGACTTTTTATGAACAATGTGGACATCTTTCACAAAGATATGTTATTGCAATTGACTTGCGGTGATATTGGAATTGTAGTCAAAACAGTCAAAACTTCTCCACTAACACCCATTCTTAAAATCATTAAATCTTCTAATCCATCTCATGTAAATCAACTAGTTAAAGTTGCGTCGCAACCTGGTTTTAAGATTAAATCACTTGTGTACTATGTAGATTAA